The Echinimonas agarilytica genomic sequence ATGGCGCATTTCGCGAACTATTTCTCGGGTTTGATTGAGTGTGTTGTTCACCTCGGATTTGGTTTGTGCCAAAAAAGTATTGAGATTTTCCGGAGGACGGTGCATGGCATGCTCTAAGTTTAAACTCAATGCGGTGAGCTGGTGTCCGATGCTGTCATGCAGATCTCGTGCGATACGGAGCCGCTCTTCCGAACCTCCTTTTTGAGCTAATAAAGACTGTGTAGCAACCAATTCTAAGTTGAGGTTTTGTAGCTGAAGTTGCTGTTTTCTAGCGCGGATCCTTGCCATGGTAGAACTGGCTGAAAATAGCGCAAATCCAAAAAAAACGAGCGTATTGAATAGTGTTTTCACTTCCCAAGCGAAGTATAAATCCCATGCTAATTGGAATAGCATCATTGCACATAACCAGCCTATCCAATGGCGACCTCGAACGACGGTAGGAAGCTCTGACGCGACAATGACTAATAGCACTGACGCCAAAATACTGGGTGATAACGCATGTACGGCAATACCAATGCACCATTGGCCCGCGAGGAGCAACTTAGCACGTCGTGTAGGCTGGGCTTCTGGGTACACGACCAGCGCTAAAAATAGCCCTAAAAAAGCAACGTATAGCAGTGCTCTCACTTGCCACAAATCTGAAGATATTTTGACATCAATCCACGCCACGATCGCCACGGTAATGATGCCGCTGGCAATGAGAATAATGTCTTCTTTGGAATGAAGCCTAAACAGGCCTCGGAGCGTCTGATTCATGAGTGCTTGATTGAACATGAGAATGTAAATGTATCCTACGCGAGTTTCCCGCTAAATAGAGGTGCCGAAAGTCATTTTGTAACCTTGCTACTCGAACATCAAATATAGCGGTGCAGTGATTTTGTAATGCAGTGTAATTGTGACTAACTAATTGTTTCTTCTATTTTGTTCTAGACGAAACTAGGTTAGGTTAACAAATTGTTAAATGGGGTCTATGGAATCTTATTTAACACCTCGTAGACTAATGTTGTGTGGAAAGGGGGTGCAACGGCATCACGACGCATGCAGCTATATTAGTTATCAACACGGTAGTTCGAACTTTATTAAAGGAAGACAGTCATGTCTGAACAAAACATTAAGACAGTTTCAGTGTGTCCAAACGAAGTTGTAGGATTGAATTTACGCCTTGCAGCGCCCAATAACTTTGCCCCTCAAACAAGCGACTGGGTATTGACTGACTTTGATGGTGGCGATGCAATCGATGGTATCAGTGTTGTATTCCCTGAGGAAACGTCATCGGTCAGCCGTAACATTGAGCGTTGTGTGATTAACATTGCTTTTGATCCGACTATGAATCAACCCGGCCAAGGTTACTACACTCGTTTCATTGACGATGGCTTGCAATTTTGGACTGGAAAATCAGATGTTTACAGTGATGTTGACTATTCTGTTTCATCGGACGGTTCGGTACTCACATTGTCAGTTCAGTGTGAAAGTGCTAAATCTGTTGAGATAATGGAGTCGAGTTTTGTGGTTTTAGTGAAAGAAATTGCTTCAGGTGAGTGCAAGATTGTTGAGTCACCTGACCCATCAATTCGTGTTGGACGTGGTGAGGTCTAACGGGCATCGTTCGGAATAGTTATATTGCGCCATCAAGTCTGTGAATGATTCGATGGCGCATAATGAATCAAACCAAGGAATACTAAACCATATCGGGTGATAGCCCGCTGACAAGGCCTTTTCTACCTCAATTACCGCCGACAAATACTGATGACTTAAGGTATAAACAATCACTGCTGTAAACGCCGTTTCTGCTGCGTCTGGATTTTCTTTATACATGGTTTGAAGCGTACGAATGGCTTCGTGATGACGATTTTGATGCGCATAAACCTGAGCCTTGAGTTCCAAGCTCGGTCCGCTTCCTTCATTTTGCAATAAATCCATCACCACATTGTATTCATGCGTTGCGTTTTCGGGCTGATCTTTGAGTTTATAGACGTCAGCTAAATTTAAGTGCAGCTGTGGCGAGGTGGGCTCAATCTCTATGGCTTTGAGAAGTGCTTGCTCAGCTTGGACGTAATCCTTACGAAGCATGTAGGCCAACGCCAAGTTACTATAATCTAGCGATGAATCATCACGTTGTGCAATGGATACTGTGTAGCTTGCAATGGCGGTGTCTATATCGCCACTGAGAAGGGATATATTGGCTAACAGCAAGCTGGCGTAATAGTCATGTTCGGTTAACAAAAAAATCTGTTCGATGGTTTCTCGTGACTT encodes the following:
- a CDS encoding sensor histidine kinase, coding for MFNQALMNQTLRGLFRLHSKEDIILIASGIITVAIVAWIDVKISSDLWQVRALLYVAFLGLFLALVVYPEAQPTRRAKLLLAGQWCIGIAVHALSPSILASVLLVIVASELPTVVRGRHWIGWLCAMMLFQLAWDLYFAWEVKTLFNTLVFFGFALFSASSTMARIRARKQQLQLQNLNLELVATQSLLAQKGGSEERLRIARDLHDSIGHQLTALSLNLEHAMHRPPENLNTFLAQTKSEVNNTLNQTREIVREMRHRHQISLISVIESIRQNLPNDIELRVQGNINIQQATLAEQLAFCIQEGISNALRHGNAKLILIQFHQHKMLHIDIDDDGLGCTQWHEGSGLIGMKERLNRFSGQVTLNTSAQLSGMCLSIHLPMTTLI